From Miscanthus floridulus cultivar M001 chromosome 15, ASM1932011v1, whole genome shotgun sequence, the proteins below share one genomic window:
- the LOC136508904 gene encoding uncharacterized protein, translating to MVSASSLLLPSSIRDLASCVSDGAVRVACTTPSSTLMATSTTTTSSSSSSSSSPSTLSVAVSYRATPQSPTSPPLLLRLTWSHTPLRPPTLSFAGPTASSPAILLRRRKGTRSLPSTSSHPALALFWDLTAARYAAAGGASPEPVSGFYVVAVADAEVVLAVGDLASEFVKAKFEGQIPKARSILPVARVVVAAATAATAVHAARVRFAEGAPEHEVTVGCCCSTRGGKEGEEELWVSVDGKRAVHERRLRWNFRGNQTMFVDGAPVDVLWDLHGWWFRDPPGRAVVMLRARTALENRLWLQEEAQAPAFALLVQTFKTPP from the coding sequence ATGGTGAGCGCGTCCAGCCTCCTGCTCCCGTCCTCCATACGGGACCTCGCCTCTTGCGTTTCCGACGGCGCGGTCCGCGTCGCCTGCACCACGCCGTCCTCCACCCTCAtggccacctccaccaccaccacctcctcgtcctcctcctcctcctcctccccctccacgCTCTCGGTCGCCGTCTCCTACCGCGCCACCCCGCAATCGCCGACCTCGCcgccgctcctcctccgcctcaccTGGTCCCACACCCCGCTCCGTCCCCCGACGCTCTCCTTCGCCGGGCCCACCGCGTCGTCCCCCGccatcctcctccgccgccgcaagGGCACCCGCTCCCTCCCCTCCACCTCGTCCCACCCCGCGCTCGCGCTCTTCTGGGACCTCACCGCCGCCAGGTACGCCGCCGCGGGCGGCGCGTCCCCGGAGCCGGTCTCCGGGTTCTACGTCGTCGCCGTGGCCGACGCCGAGGTGGTGCTGGCCGTCGGCGACCTGGCGTCCGAGTTCGTCAAGGCCAAGTTCGAGGGCCAGATCCCCAAGGCGCGGTCCATCCTCCCCGTGGCGCGCGTCGTCGTGGCCGCGGCGACCGCCGCCACCGCGGTGCACGCCGCAAGGGTCCGCTTCGCGGAGGGCGCGCCGGAGCACGAGGTCAccgtgggctgctgctgctcgaccAGGGGCGggaaggagggggaggaggagctcTGGGTCAGCGTGGACGGCAAGCGCGCCGTGCACGAGCGCCGCCTTCGCTGGAACTTCCGGGGCAACCAGACGATGTTCGTGGACGGCGCGCCCGTCGACGTCCTCTGGGACCTCCACGGCTGGTGGTTCCGCGACCCGCCCGGGCGCGCCGTCGTCATGCTCCGCGCCAGGACCGCGCTCGAGAACAGGCTCTGGCTCCAGGAGGAGGCCCAGGCGCCGGCCTTCGCGCTCCTCGTCCAGACATTCAAGACGCCGCCTTGA
- the LOC136509211 gene encoding stress-response A/B barrel domain-containing protein At5g22580-like: MGEVKHLCLVKFKEGVVVEDVLKGMTDLVAGMDMVKSFEWGQDVLNQEMLTQGFTHVFSLTFASADDLATYMGHDRHAAFAATFMAALDKVVVIDFPVVVAKPLPPP, encoded by the exons ATGGGGGAGGTGAAGCACCTGTGCCTGGTGAAGTTCAAGGAGGGCGTCGTGGTGGAGGATGTGCTCAAAGGCATGACCGACCTCGTGGCTGGGATGGACATGGTGAAATCTTTCGAGTG GGGCCAGGACGTGCTGAACCAGGAGATGCTGACGCAGGGCTTCACCCACGTCTTCTCGCTGACATTCGCCTCCGCCGACGACCTGGCCACCTACATGGGCCACGACAGGCACGCCGCGTTCGCCGCCACCTTCATGGCCGCGCTCGACAAGGTGGTCGTCATCGACTTCCCCGTCGTCGTCGCcaagccgctgccgccgccatga
- the LOC136508559 gene encoding RING-H2 finger protein ATL80-like, with product MGSGMSSSMALALAGFCFSVLFIVFVCTRLACALLRRRGARSHRAAPALPQHYAHDYYADPDPFPFHVARHHHHHAAAEASPGLDPAAVAAFPARAYNAAARSSPEDDDDSQCIICLSEYEEKDMLRILPYCSHNFHMACIDLWLEQNSTCPVCRISLLVLDDPGSEHTAPPPPPPPPLSSIVISPPSSPESSRSDPCRCLFVSSGHSSRASEAPPRHEPDQENQVVSGPSVDDGANSLPLSEVNPPPENNSQTVRKQVDRSTQLGPCK from the exons ATGGGGTCCGGCATGTCGTCGAGCATGGCGCTAGCGCTAGCGGGGTTCTGCTTCAGCGTGCTCTTCATCGTCTTCGTCTGCACGCGCCTCGCCTGCgcgctcctccgccgccgcgggGCCCGCTCCCACCGCGCCGCCCCCGCGCTCCCGCAGCACTACGCCCACGACTACTACGCCGACCCCGACCCGTTCCCGTTCCACgtcgcccgccaccaccaccaccacgccgcggCGGAAGCCTCCCCGGGCCTCGatcccgccgccgtcgccgccttccCTGCCCGCGCCTACAACGCCGCAGCACGCTCCTCGCCTGAAGACGACGACGATTCCCA GTGCATCATTTGTCTTTCAGAATACGAAGAGAAAGATATGCTACGCATTCTGCCTTACTGCAGCCATAATTTCCACATGGCCTGTATCGATTTGTGGCTGGAGCAGAACTCGACCTGCCCGGTCTGTAGAATCTCACTGCTTGTGCTTGATGACCCTGGAAGCGAACACactgcacctcctcctcctcctccacctcctctatCCAGCATAGTGATAAGCCCCCCAAGCTCTCCTGAATCGTCGAGATCAGATCCATGTCGCTGCCTGTTTGTCAGCAGTGGGCACTCATCAAGGGCATCAGAGGCACCTCCTAGACATGAGCCCGACCAGGAGAATCAGGTTGTATCTGGTCCATCAGTGGATGATGGGGCTAACAGCTTGCCGTTGTCTGAAGTTAACCCTCCTCCTGAAAATAACAGCCAGACAGTAAGAAAGCAGGTGGACAGATCTACCCAGCTAGGACCCTGCAAATAG